One stretch of Hyalangium gracile DNA includes these proteins:
- a CDS encoding coiled-coil domain-containing protein, translating to MATLPDTELQAAFLQWFATNPVIRNSFKFAAWLSAGNYNGTAYTLAANRYADVQHVLSTHGRNTPLVAREGTSGLVWTRALQTSYVSKRLSSKTVNIPATAHRTLGLKGQASHSGLSIAEFHKNHGVVELGAIVSAAPHYRHTLPISKSDPSYDVTAHYDDLDVQAERDTVQRRYVHGHLDFDPTQQRFRILTASEEFAIFTSGGIKNDAERGRILNASEHRPTVLQRHADHLVVKEFNALKERKKDLEKAIKDLKKKIATAEAALKQGKAHKDADSKKIARMKQRQQRSEDALILVGQKLTAATASAGVARTRLEHSLRTQRQQADLHGVGREVLASSVQQQTDFRAFQTGHTHRGENVVQGEQAYQAANAAFNGMGFSNVYFHSEQWVLAALREHGPRLLKELLVAHGYQPNQGYKVYAIIVDMFSTLDCCRNCQKAIRAMSRDPAPFLDKVRAQLSREYVISTLAAPRGLRLLARVSAHMPHDDAKRPTQANEVRLEPVDLKKAFEQHLTVVTAWDESVLD from the coding sequence ATGGCCACTCTCCCGGACACTGAGCTTCAGGCGGCGTTCCTCCAGTGGTTTGCAACGAATCCCGTCATCCGGAACAGCTTCAAGTTCGCGGCGTGGCTCAGCGCGGGGAACTACAACGGCACTGCCTACACGCTGGCAGCCAACCGGTATGCAGACGTGCAGCACGTGCTCTCGACCCACGGGCGGAACACCCCGCTCGTGGCCCGAGAAGGCACCTCCGGCCTGGTGTGGACTCGCGCGCTTCAGACTTCGTACGTCAGCAAGCGCCTTTCCTCGAAGACGGTGAACATCCCCGCGACGGCGCACCGCACGCTCGGGCTCAAGGGACAGGCTTCGCACTCCGGTCTCTCCATCGCCGAGTTCCACAAGAACCACGGCGTCGTCGAGCTCGGCGCCATCGTCTCGGCGGCGCCGCACTACCGGCACACGCTCCCGATCAGCAAGAGTGATCCGAGCTACGACGTCACGGCGCACTACGACGATCTGGACGTCCAGGCGGAGCGAGACACCGTCCAGCGGCGGTACGTGCATGGACACCTGGACTTCGACCCGACCCAGCAACGCTTCCGGATCCTCACGGCCTCGGAGGAGTTCGCGATCTTCACGAGCGGTGGGATCAAGAACGACGCGGAGCGCGGCCGCATCCTCAACGCCTCGGAGCACCGCCCTACCGTCCTTCAGCGACACGCGGATCACCTCGTGGTGAAGGAGTTCAACGCGCTGAAGGAGCGAAAGAAGGATCTCGAGAAGGCGATCAAGGATCTGAAGAAGAAGATCGCCACGGCGGAGGCGGCCCTCAAGCAGGGGAAGGCGCACAAGGATGCCGATTCCAAGAAGATCGCTCGGATGAAGCAGCGCCAGCAGCGCTCGGAGGACGCCCTCATTCTGGTAGGGCAGAAGCTCACCGCGGCCACCGCCTCCGCGGGGGTGGCGCGCACTCGACTCGAGCACTCCCTCCGAACCCAGCGGCAACAAGCCGATCTCCACGGCGTCGGGCGTGAAGTCCTGGCGAGCAGCGTGCAACAGCAGACCGACTTTCGTGCGTTCCAGACTGGCCACACGCACCGAGGGGAGAATGTCGTGCAGGGCGAGCAGGCCTACCAGGCAGCGAACGCGGCCTTCAACGGGATGGGCTTCTCGAACGTCTACTTCCACAGCGAGCAGTGGGTGCTCGCCGCGCTTCGTGAGCACGGACCTCGGCTGCTCAAGGAGTTGCTCGTGGCCCACGGCTACCAGCCCAACCAGGGCTACAAGGTCTACGCCATCATCGTCGACATGTTCTCGACGCTGGACTGCTGTCGCAACTGCCAGAAGGCCATCCGAGCCATGTCTCGAGATCCCGCCCCGTTCCTCGACAAGGTGCGCGCCCAGCTGTCCCGCGAGTACGTGATCTCCACGCTGGCGGCGCCTCGGGGGTTACGGCTGCTCGCGCGGGTCTCCGCCCACATGCCTCATGACGACGCCAAG
- a CDS encoding PadR family transcriptional regulator, with translation MRAGILALLAEQPRNGYQIMQELEQRSQGMWRPSPGSVYPALQQLEDEGLVRVQESGGGRVFTLTEQGQSYVKEHKEEVAAPWESMSSAAGEGMLDFMNLMRIIGTAAMQIATSGTPAQAAEARKVLAETRRSLYRILAEDEGEDER, from the coding sequence GTGCGAGCAGGGATCCTGGCGCTGCTCGCGGAGCAGCCGCGCAACGGCTACCAGATCATGCAGGAGCTCGAGCAGCGCAGTCAGGGCATGTGGCGTCCCAGCCCGGGCTCGGTCTACCCCGCCCTGCAGCAGCTCGAGGATGAGGGCCTGGTGCGCGTCCAGGAGTCTGGCGGCGGCCGCGTGTTCACGCTCACCGAGCAGGGCCAGAGCTACGTGAAGGAGCACAAGGAGGAGGTCGCCGCCCCATGGGAGTCCATGAGCAGCGCGGCGGGCGAAGGGATGCTCGACTTCATGAACCTGATGCGGATCATCGGCACGGCCGCGATGCAGATCGCCACCAGCGGCACTCCCGCGCAGGCAGCCGAGGCGCGCAAGGTGCTCGCGGAGACGCGCCGCTCGCTCTACCGGATCCTCGCGGAGGATGAGGGCGAGGACGAGCGCTGA
- a CDS encoding class I fructose-bisphosphate aldolase, whose protein sequence is MAYTDRVKQILSWYPSDSPGTLTNLARLLNTGTLAGTGKLVILPVDQGFEHGPARSFGPNPAGYDPDYHIQLAIDSGCNAYAAPLGFLEAVAGKYMGEIPLILKVNNSDSLAKVANPMSAVTSSVKDAVRLGCVAVGYTIYPGSGARNEQYQDLRDIIAEAKSYGLPTVLWAYPRGNMSKEGETGIDVVAYAAQISAQLGAHIIKVKPPQDHIEQPEAKKAFDKASIATQTMADRVREVVRSAFNGKRIVIFSGGESKGTADLLAEIKQIHQGGGFGSIMGRNAFQRPRDESIKLLKDVMNIFAGKA, encoded by the coding sequence ATGGCCTACACCGATCGCGTGAAGCAGATCCTCTCGTGGTACCCGTCCGACAGCCCGGGCACCCTCACCAACCTGGCGCGCCTGCTGAACACCGGCACGCTGGCCGGCACGGGCAAGCTGGTCATCCTCCCGGTGGACCAGGGCTTCGAGCATGGCCCCGCGCGCTCCTTCGGTCCGAACCCCGCCGGGTACGATCCGGACTACCACATCCAGCTGGCCATCGACTCGGGCTGCAACGCGTACGCGGCGCCGCTCGGCTTCCTGGAGGCCGTCGCCGGCAAGTACATGGGGGAGATTCCCCTCATCCTCAAGGTGAACAACTCGGACTCGCTGGCCAAGGTGGCCAACCCCATGTCCGCGGTGACGTCCTCCGTGAAGGACGCGGTGCGACTGGGCTGCGTGGCGGTGGGCTACACCATCTACCCGGGCTCGGGCGCGCGCAACGAGCAGTACCAGGATCTGCGCGACATCATCGCCGAGGCCAAGTCCTACGGCCTGCCCACCGTGCTCTGGGCCTACCCCCGCGGCAACATGTCCAAGGAGGGTGAGACGGGCATCGACGTGGTGGCGTACGCGGCGCAGATCAGCGCCCAGCTCGGCGCGCACATCATCAAGGTGAAGCCGCCGCAGGACCACATCGAGCAGCCCGAGGCCAAGAAGGCCTTCGACAAGGCCAGCATCGCCACCCAGACGATGGCCGACCGCGTGCGCGAGGTGGTGCGCTCGGCGTTCAACGGCAAGCGCATCGTCATCTTCTCGGGCGGCGAGTCCAAGGGCACCGCGGACCTGCTGGCGGAGATCAAGCAGATCCACCAGGGTGGCGGCTTCGGCTCCATCATGGGCCGCAACGCCTTCCAGCGTCCGCGCGACGAGTCCATCAAGCTGCTCAAGGACGTGATGAACATCTTCGCCGGCAAGGCGTAG